One stretch of Oncorhynchus clarkii lewisi isolate Uvic-CL-2024 chromosome 3, UVic_Ocla_1.0, whole genome shotgun sequence DNA includes these proteins:
- the LOC139405666 gene encoding E3 ubiquitin-protein ligase NHLRC1-like, whose product MADVPVPPSSLRTEGILLREIHVNLLECKVCFEKYNPRQKERRPQNLSCGHVLCLECVRALSHPVLEKLECPFCRQLCDVDSTSHCQALTDLQDLLLSRSPRSPVPHRVRGGSGWVGGLGSGALRLRSAFGGWGSLINPTGVAVFGSSGTLVVVHDGERRVVVFGPQGRRLHGFGRRGRGHGEVCHPVDVAVTPSGYVVVTDAGDGAVKVFTSRGSYVLAVWDSFQMPWGVDVDSCGHILVTDIQAGTLSQVVVDFARGVTLMNRAVITDLQRPKAVACCRVTGNIALVETLGLTTTQPPNGPRPTRLTIFNKDFNVLSQIDSFTLSLGASVWPCMSAVAFDRDGDVIVIDSQRGLIWSLGKLQNGPVLTPLVSGDLVRPVGLVATAQNTLIVLDSGDHAVKMYSVHSDAILVQK is encoded by the coding sequence ATGGCTGATGTTCCTGTTCCTCCTTCCTCACTGAGAACAGAGGGGATCCTCTTGAGAGAGATCCACGTCAACCTGCTGGAGTGTAAAGTCTGCTTCGAGAAGTATAACCCACGGCAGAAGGAACGCCGGCCTCAGAACCTGTCCTGCGGCCATGTACTCTGTCTGGAATGTGTCCGGGCGCTCTCCCACCCCGTCCTCGAGAAGCTTGAGTGCCCTTTCTGCCGGCAGCTGTGTGACGTTGACAGCACCTCCCACTGCCAGGCGCTGACAGACCTCCAGGATCTTCTGCTCTCCCGCTCCCCCAGGTCACCTGTCCCTCATCGGGTCAGAGGAGGCAGCGGCTGGGTCGGAGGTCTGGGCTCTGGAGCTCTGCGGCTTCGCTCAGCCTTCGGGGGCTGGGGGTCCCTGATCAACCCCACGGGGGTGGCCGTGTTTGGGTCCTCTGGGACCTTGGTGGTGGTGCACGATGGAGAAAGGAGGGTGGTGGTATTCGGGCCTCAGGGCAGGCGGCTGCACGGGTTCGGGCGGAGGGGTCGCGGCCACGGGGAGGTGTGTCACCCGGTGGATGTGGCGGTGACTCCCAGCGGGTATGTGGTTGTGACGGATGCCGGTGACGGTGCAGTGAAAGTGTTCACCTCCAGGGGGAGTTATGTTCTGGCGGTGTGGGACTCCTTCCAGATGCCCTGGGGGGTGGACGTGGACAGCTGTGGACATATCTTGGTCACTGACATCCAGGCCGGCACGCTCTCCCAGGTCGTGGTGGACTTTGCCCGTGGCGTGACTCTGATGAACCGAGCGGTCATAACCGACCTCCAGCGGCCCAAGGCAGTGGCCTGCTGTCGGGTGACGGGGAACATCGCCCTGGTGGAGACACTGGGGCTCACCACCACACAACCTCCAAATGGCCCCCGGCCTACCAGACTGACAATATTCAACAAAGACTTTAACGTGCTCTCTCAGATAGACAGCTTTACTCTGAGCCTGGGGGCCTCCGTGTGGCCCTGCATGTCTGCCGTGGCCTTTGACAGGGACGGGGATGTGATCGTGATAGACTCCCAGCGTGGGTTGATTTGGAGTTTGGGAAAGCTCCAGAACGGCCCGGTCCTAACCCCTCTGGTCAGTGGAGACTTGGTTCGCCCGGTGGGGCTGGTCGCCACAGCACAGAACACGCTGATTGTTTTAGACAGTGGAGACCATGCAGTGAAGATGTATTCAGTTCACTCGGATGCTATTCTAGTCCAAAAATGA